Proteins encoded in a region of the Falco biarmicus isolate bFalBia1 chromosome W, bFalBia1.pri, whole genome shotgun sequence genome:
- the LOC130142091 gene encoding LOW QUALITY PROTEIN: uncharacterized protein LOC130142091 (The sequence of the model RefSeq protein was modified relative to this genomic sequence to represent the inferred CDS: inserted 1 base in 1 codon; substituted 1 base at 1 genomic stop codon), translating to MAEKADKQDPLLMKDRDMFYTFLAKYGARPSVPREDWAQDNWANLQNVVDQVTSLQTEVKVRSGKGKTIVCAILGASLVAAIEDRLRKHSNENKIIESLENLVKVLQKVNYDLEQQLEKEREENRLLKTTLKAKCSKDTEVLSVIELEVEEKGIXQINPIYPQKELEEARKCFVENPQVRPLIKTEYTYLKEDDDDPHITTKEIPYTATELTKLKREYGRLPKESETEYVWRVSLTGGDQIQLSEKEAGGYWGHRVFLTTGDKRAPWSLTQRAAYWAGGLNPLDREDPLAITGTADQFLESVHKAACXQMIHERQLIPGCESLMMLPVNPKIMTPLIRGLPESLKPTGVSLQRTIVSMGPVERLEGFIRSQRNETPDSVSSHHTTSASSNKRIWTWGQVAQELIDYSRKYGPVKIPEEKSRGICQIEVEDLPLPTSKTVAAADVLRKEHPHHKTGKGGQSMTRQQWWLLGIKMGVPRDIMDGLPFDKLSKVVLKWHNPKQPSHTQGRKKISPDTPSTAPAEKAVSHEQGS from the exons ATGGCCGAAAAGGCTGATAAACAAGATCCTTTGTTAATGAAAGATCGGGACATGTTTTACACATTTCTGGCAAAGTATGGGGCTCGACCCTCTGTACCCAGAGAAGATTGGGCTCAAGATAATTGGGCAAACTTGCAGAATGTAGTGGACCAAGTGACCTCTTTACAGACTGAAGTTAAAGTTAGATCAGGTAAGGGCAAAACTATAGTCTGTGCCATTTTAGGAGCCAGCCTGGTCGCAGCAATCGAAGATCGCCTTAGAAAACAtagcaatgaaaacaaaattatagaaTCCCTTGAAAATTTGGTGAAAGTTCTGCAAAAAGTGAATTATGACTTAGAACAACaattagagaaagaaagggaagaaaaccgCTTGTTAAAAACCACTCTGAAGGCAAAATGCTCTAAAGACACTGAAGTCCTGAGTGTAATAGAGCTGGAAGTAGAGGAAAAGGGTATTTGACAAATAAACCCAATATACCCTCAGAAGGAGTTGGAAGAGGcgagaaaatgttttgtggaaAACCCTCAAGTGAGACccttaattaaaacagaatatacTTATCTGAAGGAGGACGATGATGATCCTCACATTACAACCAAAGAGATACCATATACTGCCACTGAGCTAACCAAACTGAAAAGAGAGTATGGGCGCCTTCCTAAAGAATCCGAAACGGAGTACGTGTGGCGCGTATCCCTAACTGGGGGGGACCAAATTCAATTAAGTGAAAAGGAAGCTGGTGGCTATTGGGGTCACAGAGTTTTCTTGACAACAGGAGATAAACGTGCCCCATGGTCCCTAACCCAGCGAGCTGCTTATTGGGCTGGAGGATTGAACCCTTTGGACAGAGAGGATCCCCTGGCAATCACTGGCACAGCTGATCAATTTTTAGAAAGTGTACACAAAGCAGCCT TACAAATGATACATGAAAGACAATTAATTCCCGGATGTGAATCCCTAATGATGCTGCCGGTGAATCCCAAAATCATGACCCCCTTGATAAGGGGACTTCCAGAGTCACTCAAACCTACGGGGGTTAGCCTTCAAAGGACCATCGTGTCGATGGGCCCTGTAGAAAGGCTGGAAGGTTTTATTAGAAGCCAGAGAAATGAAACACCGGATTCAGTTTCTTCCCACCATACGACCTCAGCATCAAGTAATAAAAGGATATGGACCTGGGGGCAAGTAGCACAAGAATTGATAGATTATAGTAGGAAATATGGTCCTGTAAAAATCCCAGAGGAAAAGTCGAGGGGAATCTGCCAAATAGAAGTTGAGGATTTGCCCCTCCCCACCAGTAAAACTGTAGCTGCCGCTGATGTCCTGAGAAAGGAGCATCCGCACCATAAAACAGGAAAGGGAGGACAGTCCATGACTCGACAACAGTGGTGGCTTTTGGGAATTAAAATGGGAGTCCCCAGGGATATAATGGATGGCTTACCCTTTGATAAATTGAGCAAGGTAGTTTTGAAGTGGCATAATCCAAAACAACCCTCTCATAcacagggcaggaaaaaaatatcacccGATACACCCTCAACTGCCCCCGCTGAGAAAGCTGTTTCCCATGAGCAGGGAAGCTAG